The Streptomyces sp. NBC_00162 genome window below encodes:
- the ilvA gene encoding threonine ammonia-lyase, translating into MNYRVPEPVPQVILDDIRGAQKMLSGVSRVTAMEGSRHLSSLTGSPVHLKCENLQRTGSFKLRGAYVRIAGLRPEQRAAGVVAASAGNHAQGVALASSLLGVRSTVFMPVGAPLPKVAATQEYGAEVRMHGHVVDETLAAAQDYADRTGAVFIHPFDHPDIIAGQGTVGLEILEQCPEVRTILVGIGGGGLAAGVAVAVKALRPDVKVIGVQAAGAAAYPPSLKVGHPVSIDNPNTMADGIKVGRPGDVPFKIIGELLDDVRTVSEDALSSALLLCLERAKLVVEPAGCSTVAALLSEPERYGGGPVVAVLSGGNIDPLLLQRILRHGMAAAGRYLSLRLRVADRPGALAGLLAVLSVVDANVLDVSHVRTDPRLGLTEVEVELHLETKGPEHCAEVARSLHSAGYKVMS; encoded by the coding sequence ATGAACTACCGCGTGCCCGAGCCCGTCCCGCAGGTCATCCTCGACGACATCCGGGGGGCTCAGAAGATGCTCTCCGGCGTCTCCCGGGTCACCGCGATGGAGGGCAGCCGGCACCTCTCCTCGCTCACCGGCTCCCCGGTCCACCTCAAGTGCGAGAACCTCCAGCGCACCGGCTCCTTCAAGCTGCGCGGGGCGTACGTGCGCATCGCCGGACTGCGGCCCGAGCAGCGGGCCGCGGGTGTCGTGGCCGCCAGCGCCGGCAACCACGCGCAGGGCGTGGCGCTGGCCTCCTCCCTCCTCGGGGTCCGCTCCACGGTGTTCATGCCCGTCGGGGCGCCGCTGCCCAAGGTGGCCGCGACGCAGGAGTACGGCGCCGAGGTGCGCATGCACGGGCACGTCGTCGACGAGACCCTGGCCGCCGCCCAGGACTACGCGGACCGCACCGGGGCGGTGTTCATCCACCCCTTCGACCACCCCGACATCATCGCGGGCCAGGGCACCGTGGGACTGGAGATCCTGGAGCAGTGCCCCGAGGTGCGCACGATCCTCGTCGGCATCGGCGGCGGCGGTCTCGCGGCGGGCGTCGCGGTCGCCGTGAAGGCGCTGCGCCCCGACGTGAAGGTGATCGGCGTCCAGGCGGCGGGCGCGGCCGCGTACCCGCCCTCGCTGAAGGTCGGGCACCCGGTGTCGATCGACAACCCGAACACGATGGCGGACGGCATCAAGGTCGGCCGCCCCGGCGACGTCCCCTTCAAAATCATCGGCGAGCTCCTCGACGACGTGCGTACGGTCTCCGAGGACGCGCTCTCCAGTGCCCTGCTGCTGTGCCTGGAGCGGGCCAAGCTGGTGGTCGAGCCGGCCGGGTGCAGCACGGTCGCCGCGCTGCTGAGTGAGCCCGAACGGTACGGCGGTGGCCCGGTGGTGGCCGTCCTGTCGGGCGGGAACATCGACCCGCTGCTGCTCCAGCGGATCCTGCGCCACGGCATGGCGGCGGCGGGCCGGTACCTGTCGCTGCGGCTGCGCGTGGCCGACCGACCGGGGGCCTTGGCCGGGCTCCTGGCGGTGTTGTCGGTGGTCGATGCGAACGTACTTGATGTGAGCCACGTACGGACCGACCCGCGGCTCGGGCTCACGGAGGTGGAGGTCGAGCTGCACCTGGAGACGAAGGGTCCGGAGCACTGCGCGGAGGTCGCGCGGTCGCTGCACAGCGCGGGGTACAAGGTGATGAGCTAG
- a CDS encoding MarR family winged helix-turn-helix transcriptional regulator, with translation MPSSPANSHLPVAGEAPAGAGLLDALQHQVAVFARRAEQTRLGGVGQARNSMDRAAYLLLNRLDLEGPMGVKALAGGMGIDSSTVTRQVAPLVDTGLVKRTSHPEDGRAVVLALSPRGLARLEEVRSSRRELMARVTDEWSEEERESFTKLLTRFNVSLSELMAAVADAGPAS, from the coding sequence ATGCCTTCATCCCCGGCCAATTCCCATCTGCCCGTGGCGGGCGAAGCGCCTGCCGGAGCGGGTCTCCTCGACGCGCTCCAGCACCAGGTGGCGGTCTTCGCACGCCGCGCCGAGCAGACCCGCCTGGGCGGCGTCGGCCAGGCCCGCAACTCGATGGACCGGGCCGCGTACCTGCTGCTGAACCGGCTCGACCTGGAGGGGCCGATGGGCGTCAAGGCGCTCGCCGGCGGCATGGGCATCGACTCGTCCACGGTGACCCGGCAGGTCGCGCCGCTGGTCGACACCGGTCTGGTCAAGCGGACCTCGCACCCCGAGGACGGGCGGGCCGTGGTCCTCGCGCTGTCCCCGCGCGGGCTGGCGCGGCTGGAGGAGGTGCGCTCCTCGCGGCGCGAGCTGATGGCGCGCGTGACGGACGAGTGGAGCGAGGAGGAGCGCGAGTCCTTCACGAAACTGCTGACCCGGTTCAACGTGTCGCTGTCGGAGCTGATGGCGGCCGTCGCCGACGCCGGTCCCGCGTCCTGA
- a CDS encoding sigma factor-like helix-turn-helix DNA-binding protein produces the protein MRAVDQRAGSYTEFQAFVAGAAGRLLHVAILLTGEPEPARRLLAGALARTYANWQRLRGDDPYDFTRQELCAAFARTGWRHQGGTGVLARLSPLERLVLVLRIYEGVAEEVTAAQLGLPAERVRVLCNRAVAELR, from the coding sequence ATGCGGGCGGTTGACCAACGGGCAGGCTCCTACACGGAGTTCCAGGCCTTCGTCGCAGGCGCGGCGGGGCGGCTGCTGCACGTCGCGATCCTGCTGACCGGTGAGCCGGAGCCCGCGCGCCGGCTGCTGGCGGGCGCGCTGGCCCGTACGTACGCGAACTGGCAGCGGCTGCGCGGGGACGACCCGTACGACTTCACCCGCCAGGAGCTGTGCGCCGCCTTCGCCCGCACCGGCTGGCGCCACCAGGGCGGGACGGGGGTGCTGGCCCGGCTGAGCCCGCTGGAGCGGCTCGTACTGGTCCTGCGGATCTACGAGGGGGTCGCGGAGGAAGTCACGGCGGCGCAGCTGGGGCTGCCGGCCGAGCGGGTCCGCGTGCTGTGCAACCGGGCCGTGGCGGAGCTGCGGTGA
- a CDS encoding cystathionine gamma-synthase — protein sequence MSDDSHEHQSFETRAIHAGNTADPLTGAVVPPIYQVSTYKQDGVGGLRGGYEYSRSGNPTRTALEENLAALEGGRRGLAFASGLAAEDCLLRTMLSPGDHVVIPNDAYGGTFRLFAKVVSRWGVEWSVADTSDAAAVRAAITPKTKLIWVETPSNPLLGITDIAVVADIARTAGARLVVDNTFASPYLQQPLALGADVVVHSLTKYMGGHSDVVGGALVTADAALGEELAYHQNAMGAVAGPFDSWIVLRGIKTLAVRMDRHAENAAKIVDVLQRHPKVTKVLYPGLPEHPGHDIAAKQMRNFGGMISFRVAGGEEEAVAVCGRTKIFTLAESLGGVESLIEHPGRMTHASVAGSALEVPADLIRVSVGIENADDLIADLTQALG from the coding sequence ATGAGCGACGACAGCCACGAGCACCAGAGCTTCGAGACCCGCGCGATCCACGCGGGCAACACGGCGGACCCGCTGACCGGCGCGGTCGTACCGCCGATCTACCAGGTCTCCACGTACAAGCAGGACGGCGTCGGGGGCCTGCGCGGCGGCTACGAGTACAGCCGCAGCGGCAACCCGACCCGCACCGCACTGGAGGAGAACCTCGCGGCGCTGGAGGGCGGCCGGCGCGGGCTCGCCTTCGCGTCCGGGCTCGCCGCCGAGGACTGCCTGCTGCGGACGATGCTCTCCCCGGGCGACCACGTGGTCATCCCCAACGACGCCTACGGCGGCACCTTCCGCCTCTTCGCGAAGGTCGTCTCCCGCTGGGGCGTGGAGTGGTCGGTGGCCGACACCTCCGACGCGGCCGCCGTCCGCGCCGCCATCACCCCCAAGACCAAGCTCATCTGGGTCGAGACCCCTTCCAACCCGCTGCTCGGCATCACCGACATCGCCGTGGTCGCCGACATCGCGCGCACGGCCGGCGCCCGGCTGGTCGTGGACAACACCTTCGCGTCCCCCTACCTCCAGCAGCCCCTCGCGCTCGGCGCGGACGTGGTCGTGCACTCGCTGACCAAGTACATGGGCGGCCACTCCGACGTGGTCGGCGGCGCGCTGGTCACCGCCGACGCGGCGCTGGGCGAGGAGCTGGCCTACCACCAGAACGCCATGGGCGCGGTGGCCGGGCCGTTCGACTCCTGGATCGTGCTGCGCGGCATCAAGACCCTGGCCGTGCGGATGGACCGGCACGCGGAGAACGCGGCCAAGATCGTGGACGTGCTCCAGCGCCACCCGAAGGTCACCAAGGTCCTCTACCCGGGCCTGCCCGAGCACCCCGGCCACGACATCGCCGCCAAGCAGATGCGCAACTTCGGCGGGATGATCTCCTTCCGGGTCGCCGGCGGCGAGGAAGAGGCCGTCGCGGTCTGCGGCCGCACCAAGATCTTCACCCTGGCCGAGTCCCTGGGCGGCGTCGAGTCGCTCATCGAGCACCCGGGCCGCATGACCCACGCCTCGGTGGCCGGCTCGGCCCTGGAGGTTCCCGCGGACCTGATCCGCGTCTCGGTCGGCATCGAGAACGCCGACGACCTCATCGCGGACCTGACCCAGGCTCTGGGCTGA
- the msrA gene encoding peptide-methionine (S)-S-oxide reductase MsrA, with protein MFSYRRTPELPTREEALKGRPEPLFALPAKHTVLGNPLAGPYPEGLEVADFGLGCFWGAERKFWQTPGVWTTLAGYQGGFTENPTYEEVCSGQTGHTEVVRVVFDPAQVSYETLLKLFWESHDPTQGFRQGNDVGTQYRSAVYTHSPVHQAAAEASRTAYQRVLTASGHGEISTAVLPATDRPFWPAEAHHQQYLDKNPGGYCGIGGTGVSCPIGVAPAQ; from the coding sequence ATGTTCTCGTACCGCCGCACGCCCGAGCTCCCCACCCGCGAGGAGGCCCTGAAGGGCCGCCCTGAGCCTCTCTTCGCCCTGCCCGCAAAGCACACCGTGCTGGGCAACCCGCTGGCCGGCCCGTACCCGGAGGGCCTGGAGGTCGCCGACTTCGGTCTGGGCTGTTTCTGGGGTGCGGAGCGCAAGTTCTGGCAGACCCCGGGGGTGTGGACCACCCTGGCCGGCTACCAGGGCGGCTTCACCGAGAACCCGACGTACGAGGAGGTGTGCTCGGGCCAGACCGGCCACACCGAGGTCGTCCGCGTGGTCTTCGACCCGGCGCAGGTCTCGTACGAGACCCTGCTCAAGCTGTTCTGGGAGTCCCACGACCCGACCCAGGGCTTCCGCCAGGGCAATGACGTGGGCACCCAGTACCGCTCGGCGGTCTACACCCACTCCCCCGTCCACCAGGCGGCGGCCGAGGCCTCCCGCACGGCCTACCAGCGGGTCCTCACCGCCTCGGGCCACGGCGAGATCAGCACGGCCGTCCTCCCGGCGACGGACCGCCCGTTCTGGCCGGCGGAGGCCCACCACCAGCAGTACCTCGACAAGAACCCGGGCGGCTACTGCGGCATCGGCGGCACGGGCGTGAGCTGCCCGATCGGCGTGGCCCCCGCGCAGTAA
- a CDS encoding NAD(P)-dependent alcohol dehydrogenase gives MSVTAITQVAAYAAPAPKAPLERITVPRRPVGEHDVLIDIKYAGICHSDIHQVRDGWGEGIYPMVPGHEIAGVVTEVGPGVTKFAVGDRVGVGCFVDSCRECEYCLRGQEQFCAKGMTGTYNALDKNGEPTYGGYSSHIVVDENYTVRIPDGLALDVAAPLLCAGITLYSPLRHWQAGPGKKVAIVGLGGLGHMGVKIAHALGAEVTVLSQTLRKKEDGLGLGATHYYATNDETTFEKLAGSFDLILSTVSAPLGLDAYLALLKVDGALVNVGAPEEPVALNLFSVIGGRKSLAGSMIGGIAETQEMLDFCAEHGLGSEIELIRADEVNEAYERVLASDVRYRFVIDASTI, from the coding sequence ATGTCCGTCACCGCCATCACCCAGGTCGCCGCCTACGCGGCCCCCGCCCCCAAGGCCCCGCTGGAGCGCATCACGGTCCCGCGCCGCCCCGTCGGCGAGCACGACGTCCTCATCGACATCAAGTACGCCGGAATCTGCCACTCCGACATCCATCAGGTCCGCGACGGCTGGGGCGAGGGCATCTACCCCATGGTCCCCGGGCACGAGATCGCCGGCGTCGTCACCGAAGTCGGCCCGGGCGTCACGAAGTTCGCGGTCGGGGACCGGGTGGGCGTCGGCTGTTTCGTCGACTCCTGCCGTGAGTGCGAGTACTGCCTGCGTGGCCAGGAGCAGTTCTGCGCCAAGGGAATGACCGGCACGTACAACGCCCTCGACAAGAACGGCGAGCCCACGTACGGCGGATACTCCAGCCACATCGTCGTCGACGAGAACTACACCGTCCGCATACCCGACGGCCTCGCCCTCGACGTCGCCGCCCCGCTGCTGTGCGCCGGCATCACCCTGTACTCCCCGCTCCGCCACTGGCAGGCGGGCCCCGGCAAGAAGGTCGCCATCGTCGGCCTGGGCGGCCTCGGGCACATGGGCGTGAAGATCGCCCACGCGCTGGGCGCGGAGGTCACCGTGCTGTCGCAGACCCTGCGCAAGAAGGAGGACGGCCTGGGGCTCGGCGCCACCCACTACTACGCCACGAACGACGAGACCACCTTCGAGAAGCTCGCCGGCAGCTTCGACCTGATCCTGTCCACCGTCTCCGCGCCGCTCGGCCTGGACGCGTACCTCGCCCTGCTGAAGGTCGACGGCGCGCTGGTGAACGTCGGCGCCCCGGAGGAGCCGGTCGCGCTCAACCTCTTCTCCGTCATAGGCGGCCGCAAGTCCCTCGCCGGATCGATGATCGGCGGGATCGCCGAGACCCAGGAGATGCTGGACTTCTGCGCCGAGCACGGCCTGGGCTCGGAGATCGAACTGATCCGCGCCGACGAGGTCAACGAGGCGTACGAGCGCGTACTGGCGAGCGACGTCCGCTACCGCTTCGTGATCGACGCCTCGACCATCTGA
- a CDS encoding helix-turn-helix transcriptional regulator, whose translation MDQRDQRAELGEFLRSRRARLRPEDVGLPDYGRHRRVPGLRREELALLAGVSVAYYTRLEQGSGHNVSAEVLDAIARALRLDGTERAHLTHLARPQARRRRQSHRPQQVRPELRTLMDAMEGVPAYLVGRRQDVLGWNRLAAAVFGDFGALPVQERNLVRLVFLDPATAELYAEWECRACEVVSNLRMYAGQHPDDEQLTALVGELSVKNEEFRRLWAAHTVADKTHGVKKLRHPLVGELDLYFERLELPDDPAQFLVTFHAAPGSPSEDALRLLSSWSAPSEQAGSEAGAAGAAGAGADRDPAATA comes from the coding sequence ATGGACCAGCGTGATCAGCGAGCCGAGCTCGGCGAGTTCCTGCGCAGCCGCCGCGCGCGGCTGCGCCCCGAGGACGTGGGCCTGCCCGACTACGGGCGCCACCGGCGCGTCCCAGGCCTGCGCCGCGAGGAACTGGCGCTGCTGGCGGGGGTGTCCGTCGCGTACTACACGCGCCTGGAGCAGGGCAGCGGGCACAACGTGTCGGCGGAGGTGCTGGACGCCATCGCGCGGGCGCTGCGCCTGGACGGCACGGAGCGGGCGCACCTGACGCATCTGGCGCGCCCGCAGGCACGCCGGCGCCGCCAGAGCCACCGTCCGCAGCAGGTCCGGCCGGAGCTGCGGACGCTGATGGACGCGATGGAAGGCGTACCGGCCTACCTCGTGGGCCGGCGGCAGGACGTACTCGGCTGGAACCGGCTCGCGGCCGCGGTGTTCGGGGACTTCGGGGCGCTGCCCGTGCAGGAGCGGAACCTGGTGCGGCTGGTGTTCCTGGACCCGGCGACGGCCGAGCTGTACGCGGAGTGGGAGTGCCGGGCCTGCGAGGTGGTGAGCAACCTGCGGATGTACGCGGGCCAGCACCCGGACGACGAGCAGCTGACTGCGCTGGTCGGGGAGCTGTCGGTGAAGAACGAGGAGTTCCGCCGGCTGTGGGCGGCGCACACGGTGGCCGACAAGACGCACGGGGTGAAGAAGCTGCGGCATCCGCTGGTGGGCGAGCTGGACCTGTACTTCGAGAGGCTGGAGCTGCCGGACGATCCGGCGCAGTTCCTGGTCACCTTCCACGCGGCGCCCGGGTCCCCGTCCGAGGACGCGCTGCGCCTGCTGTCGTCGTGGTCCGCCCCGTCGGAGCAGGCCGGAAGCGAGGCCGGAGCAGCCGGGGCGGCCGGGGCCGGGGCGGACCGGGACCCCGCCGCTACAGCTTGA
- a CDS encoding GNAT family N-acetyltransferase, giving the protein MTIRALPVPPTETQVDDWWAVLVAASAADLPQLPAPSRLEVAGRLCVAPARGHAVLWAADEAQGVAGLLLFTDEANSHTAFLDVLTVRPDARRRGVGTALWQRVRDELLAQGRTSVAAMVDLGGPGQAFAESLGFENVLPLAWYAQDVTRQQDRPAAPATPGYELHAWHGLVPDDRAAAVARAHGAMEDAPMGDVDERIETWTAERLHAAHRLILDRGGELTTVAAVTGSGEVAAYTELVLPDPAGARALQYDTVVVPAHRGHGLGRAVKLRMMELAAHRYPALRQIATTVADENTPMRAVNEALGYRHERDTAYYQLKL; this is encoded by the coding sequence ATGACGATCAGAGCGCTGCCCGTGCCCCCGACCGAGACCCAGGTGGACGACTGGTGGGCGGTCCTGGTCGCCGCCTCGGCCGCCGACCTGCCGCAGCTGCCCGCGCCCTCCCGGCTGGAGGTCGCCGGGCGGCTGTGCGTGGCGCCCGCCCGCGGCCACGCCGTGCTCTGGGCGGCGGACGAGGCACAGGGCGTGGCGGGCCTGCTCCTGTTCACGGACGAGGCCAACAGCCACACCGCGTTCCTGGACGTGCTGACGGTACGTCCGGACGCCCGCCGGCGGGGCGTCGGCACCGCCCTGTGGCAGCGGGTCCGCGACGAACTGCTCGCGCAGGGGCGGACCTCGGTGGCGGCGATGGTGGACCTGGGAGGTCCGGGGCAGGCGTTCGCGGAGTCGCTCGGGTTCGAGAACGTCCTGCCCCTGGCCTGGTACGCACAGGACGTGACCCGGCAGCAGGACCGGCCGGCCGCCCCGGCCACGCCGGGGTACGAACTGCACGCCTGGCACGGCCTGGTGCCGGACGACCGGGCGGCGGCGGTGGCCAGGGCCCACGGGGCGATGGAGGACGCGCCCATGGGGGACGTGGACGAGAGGATCGAGACCTGGACGGCCGAGCGGCTGCACGCGGCGCACCGGCTGATCCTGGACCGGGGCGGCGAGCTGACCACGGTCGCCGCGGTCACCGGATCCGGCGAGGTGGCCGCGTACACGGAACTGGTCCTGCCGGATCCCGCCGGCGCCCGCGCCCTCCAGTACGACACCGTCGTCGTCCCCGCCCACCGCGGCCACGGCCTCGGCCGCGCCGTGAAGCTGCGCATGATGGAGCTGGCCGCGCACCGGTATCCCGCCCTGCGGCAGATCGCCACGACGGTCGCGGACGAGAACACTCCGATGCGCGCGGTGAACGAGGCCCTCGGCTACCGCCACGAACGCGACACGGCGTACTACCAGCTCAAGCTGTAG
- a CDS encoding ABC transporter ATP-binding protein, whose amino-acid sequence MYQLTGVTKRYRRGKESIDALAGVDLTIEDGGRLVIQGPTGGGKSTLLQMLGALDRPTQGQVVLDGLDLATVSEARLTRVRAENIGFVFQSFNLIPTLTAQENVETALVPLGLKARVRRERAAEALESVGLGERMGHLPGEMSGGQQQRVAIARALVKRPKVLLADEPTGNLDESMRDEVMDLLEGLCTEHGLTFVMVTHDSALAKRAPRVATIRRGRVTVTENA is encoded by the coding sequence ATGTACCAACTCACCGGTGTCACCAAGCGCTACCGGCGCGGCAAGGAATCCATCGACGCGCTCGCCGGGGTCGACCTGACCATCGAGGACGGCGGCCGGCTCGTCATCCAGGGCCCCACGGGCGGCGGCAAGTCCACCCTGCTCCAGATGCTCGGCGCCCTCGACCGGCCCACGCAGGGCCAGGTCGTCCTCGACGGCCTGGACCTGGCCACGGTCTCGGAGGCCCGGCTCACCCGGGTCCGGGCGGAGAACATCGGCTTCGTCTTCCAGTCCTTCAACCTGATCCCGACCCTCACGGCGCAGGAGAACGTCGAGACGGCCCTGGTCCCGCTCGGCCTCAAGGCCCGCGTACGGCGCGAACGGGCCGCCGAGGCCCTGGAGTCGGTGGGGCTCGGCGAACGCATGGGCCACCTGCCCGGGGAGATGTCCGGCGGCCAGCAGCAGCGCGTCGCGATCGCGCGGGCGCTGGTGAAACGGCCGAAGGTGCTGCTGGCCGACGAGCCGACCGGCAACCTCGACGAGTCCATGCGCGACGAGGTCATGGACCTGCTGGAAGGGCTCTGCACGGAGCACGGGCTCACCTTCGTCATGGTCACGCACGACAGCGCGCTGGCGAAGCGGGCGCCGCGGGTGGCGACAATTCGCCGCGGACGGGTGACGGTGACCGAAAACGCCTGA
- a CDS encoding ABC transporter permease: MFLTYLRRELRRRRKAALVVASGLALGIALVIVVTSVSAGMTQAQGKVLQSLYGLGTDMTVTKAQTPPEEGSTAARPRFQFDAKGEGEEDAGTEQSSDMVLPQGFQTLDAATVAKVAGQDGVAQAVGGLSLQVMKVNGQFKRGEFKRVEGATPAKPGATGGAGAGSGSGGTVEGGGADFDVNSFTVYGADVTRPKLGPLTTSKITSGRGFEAGETDAAVAVVDSAYATKNKLAAGSEITVKKTVFKVVGIATADSGDAAANVYVPLKQAQTLAETPDKITTVYVQAKDSQGLADVKQAIQKNVPDTTVTTSADLADTVSGSLSTAASLASTVGTWLSYAVLAAAFLVAGLLTSSAVSRRVREFGTLKALGWKSGRVTRQVAGEALVNGLIGGVLGIGLGLGAAYLITAVSPTLTAQLAGGGGGLMRAAGPGGGAAMTRGARDAAGKALDVALTAPVSLATIGLAVGLAVLGGLVAGGFGGWRASRLRPADALRRVE; this comes from the coding sequence ATGTTCCTCACCTACCTCCGGCGCGAGCTGCGCCGCCGCCGGAAGGCCGCCCTCGTCGTCGCCTCCGGACTCGCCCTGGGCATCGCCCTCGTCATCGTCGTCACCTCCGTCTCGGCGGGTATGACGCAGGCGCAGGGCAAGGTCCTGCAGTCCCTCTACGGACTCGGCACGGACATGACCGTCACCAAGGCCCAGACCCCGCCGGAGGAAGGCAGCACCGCCGCCCGTCCCCGCTTCCAGTTCGACGCCAAGGGCGAGGGGGAGGAGGACGCCGGCACCGAGCAGAGCAGCGACATGGTGCTGCCCCAGGGCTTCCAGACCCTCGACGCCGCCACCGTCGCCAAGGTGGCCGGACAGGACGGGGTCGCGCAGGCCGTCGGCGGCCTCAGCCTTCAGGTGATGAAGGTCAACGGGCAGTTCAAGCGCGGCGAGTTCAAGCGCGTCGAGGGGGCTACGCCCGCCAAGCCGGGCGCCACGGGAGGCGCGGGCGCAGGCTCCGGCTCCGGCGGTACTGTCGAGGGCGGCGGCGCCGACTTCGACGTCAACTCCTTCACCGTCTACGGCGCGGACGTCACCCGGCCGAAGCTGGGCCCGCTCACCACCTCCAAGATCACCTCGGGTCGCGGTTTCGAGGCGGGCGAGACCGACGCGGCCGTGGCCGTCGTCGACAGCGCCTACGCCACCAAGAACAAGCTGGCCGCCGGCTCCGAAATCACCGTCAAGAAGACCGTGTTCAAGGTCGTCGGCATCGCCACCGCCGACAGCGGGGACGCCGCCGCCAACGTGTACGTCCCGCTCAAGCAGGCCCAGACCCTCGCCGAGACCCCTGACAAGATCACCACGGTCTACGTCCAGGCCAAGGACTCCCAGGGCCTCGCCGACGTCAAGCAGGCCATCCAGAAGAACGTCCCCGACACCACCGTCACCACCTCCGCCGACCTCGCCGACACCGTCTCCGGCTCGCTGTCCACGGCCGCCTCGCTCGCCTCCACCGTCGGCACCTGGCTCTCGTACGCCGTCCTCGCCGCCGCCTTCCTCGTCGCGGGCCTCCTCACCTCCTCGGCCGTCAGCCGCCGGGTCCGCGAGTTCGGCACCCTCAAGGCGCTCGGCTGGAAGAGCGGCCGCGTCACCCGCCAGGTCGCCGGCGAAGCCCTCGTCAACGGCCTGATCGGCGGCGTCCTCGGCATCGGCCTGGGCCTCGGCGCGGCCTACCTGATCACCGCCGTCAGCCCCACCCTCACCGCGCAGCTCGCGGGCGGTGGCGGCGGCCTGATGCGGGCCGCCGGTCCGGGCGGCGGCGCCGCGATGACGCGGGGCGCCCGCGACGCGGCCGGCAAGGCCCTGGACGTCGCGCTCACCGCGCCCGTCTCGCTCGCCACCATCGGCCTGGCCGTGGGCCTCGCCGTCCTGGGCGGACTGGTCGCGGGCGGCTTCGGCGGCTGGCGCGCCTCCCGGCTGCGGCCGGCGGACGCCCTGCGCCGCGTCGAATAG